The DNA region GAAAAAACAGGTTTTAATTTTTTTTGCTCTGATAATCATTTCATTTCACGTAGTTGGAAAGGCAGGATATACCCTTAATGTGAACGTTAAAGGCAGCCATGGGGGGGGATTGGAACTAAGGAAGTTTTATCAAGAATTATTGGATGAAAAGAACTCTTCAACGGAGAAGCTTGAAAATTCTAAATGTAAATTTGAAGGCACGATCGGTAATCCAATCAGGGTATTTTTAATTTTTACCGGGACAGACGGTACCCGGCTTTATTCTCCCGTTTTCTATATTGATTTAGGAAAACAGGAAGTCATATTGGATAGCGCGACATTTGAGCATGGCGTTCCTGTTTTTAAAGGATCGCGGACTAACGATCTTAATCTACATTATCTTGAGGCTTTTCGGGCATCTGAGGTGAAATTGAGGTGGCTAACTGACAGCCTTGACCGCCTCAGTATAAATCTCTCGAGTAATAATGACCCAGGGCTCAAAAAAAAACTTGGAGAATTAAAACAATCGATAAATGATAAACGTGATGATTTTACCGACTCTTTGGTTAATGTCTATAAGAATGAATATTTATCTGTATGGATAATTGACAGTTGTTTAAGGGAACGGTTTTCTCCCAAATTGGAACGTACATTTAATCGTTTATCTCCTGAAATTAAACAAAGTAGGCTTGGGCTAGCTGTCAAAAAATCTTTTCTTGATGTGCAAGCCGTCTTACCCGGAGGCCATTTGCCTGAACTTTCACTTATAGATACAACTGGTAGGAAATATAAAGAGACATTTAAGCGGGAAGGTAAATATTTGTTTGTAGAACTTTGGTTCAGCCATTGTGCTCCATGCTTAGCCCGACTGCCGGCATTGAAAGATATCTATAAGAGAAGGGATGAATTTAATCTTGAATTTGTTGGGATATCAGTGAGGGAAACAAGTACACAAGACTGGAAAGGTGCAATAGACCGATATAAAATCCCCTGGTCCCAGCGTTTTGACTACAGCAGGCTGTTTTTAGATACTTACAAGATACATTTTTTTCCTTCAAATCTGATTGTTGACCCAACAGGTAAAATTGTCGCACGCGACTTGGAACCTGCAGAAGTTATGCGATTTCTTGAACATTCCAAGTATCCGTGATATCATGTATATAAAGAATTCTCATAACGTATAGATATGTTACAGAAGGCGGTCAGCAATAGCTTTACAAACAAATCGAGCGCTTGATCTTGGAAGGAACGGAGATATTTAGCGAGA from Mucilaginibacter sp. SJ includes:
- a CDS encoding TlpA disulfide reductase family protein — translated: MKKQVLIFFALIIISFHVVGKAGYTLNVNVKGSHGGGLELRKFYQELLDEKNSSTEKLENSKCKFEGTIGNPIRVFLIFTGTDGTRLYSPVFYIDLGKQEVILDSATFEHGVPVFKGSRTNDLNLHYLEAFRASEVKLRWLTDSLDRLSINLSSNNDPGLKKKLGELKQSINDKRDDFTDSLVNVYKNEYLSVWIIDSCLRERFSPKLERTFNRLSPEIKQSRLGLAVKKSFLDVQAVLPGGHLPELSLIDTTGRKYKETFKREGKYLFVELWFSHCAPCLARLPALKDIYKRRDEFNLEFVGISVRETSTQDWKGAIDRYKIPWSQRFDYSRLFLDTYKIHFFPSNLIVDPTGKIVARDLEPAEVMRFLEHSKYP